From the Desulfofundulus luciae genome, one window contains:
- a CDS encoding hydantoinase/oxoprolinase family protein, translating into MDYTVGIDTGGTFCDIVVMGPEGRTVSYKIPTTYLCCDGLIQGVDGAAGLLGLTVEKLLGGTGRIIYSTTIATNTIVQRANEERVGCLVTSGFRDTLFLRRGVRKSIWDCQEPYPAPFVRRAHTVEINERVDARGQVVTPLNVEEVREKIRKLLGQRSSRGSMEAVAICFLHSYANPHHERLVARIVKEEFPQVFVSASVDVAPEIREYERMSTTVFNAYVGKTVSSHLAQVDDQLRSRGYASPVHIMQSNGGVSGLEEAALRPVNTIFSGPAGGVMAARYMGALLGLRDILAMDMGGTSFDVGLIRDGEPLTCTISEVASYPLMGERIDIRSIGAGGGTIAWVDAQGVLRVGPHSAGSVPGPACFGRGGEEPTVTDADVLLGFINPHYFLGGRMELDVDRAREAIGTKIAGPLGVDEIRAADGIVRVVEANMIDAVRLLTVQKGIDPRDVVLMAYGGAGPTHAASIMREIGATRLIIPANAATFSSFGLLTTNLRHTYSRTFRALLDQMDLDQANDLLAEMEERARATLIREGITEEKIIIRASADMSFMGQLHELNVPLPETRLREEHLPALKRAYADIYRARYGFSEDLPLQVVTFRVEGVGLVPHPVLSRRDIVEVDGVALRNDLRQVYFSEAGGFVETPVYRGEKIPAGCTIEGPAVVEYPDTTLVIRPGQRCQWDEFLNAIITPV; encoded by the coding sequence ATGGATTATACCGTGGGTATTGATACCGGCGGGACTTTTTGTGACATAGTGGTGATGGGGCCGGAAGGTAGAACAGTAAGTTATAAGATACCTACCACCTACCTGTGTTGTGACGGTTTGATCCAGGGAGTGGACGGTGCGGCCGGGTTGCTGGGGCTGACGGTGGAAAAATTGCTGGGCGGTACAGGCAGAATCATTTACAGCACCACCATAGCCACCAACACCATTGTCCAGCGGGCCAATGAGGAACGGGTGGGTTGTTTGGTTACGTCCGGTTTCCGGGATACCCTCTTTCTTCGCCGGGGTGTACGGAAGAGCATTTGGGATTGCCAGGAGCCCTACCCGGCGCCCTTTGTGCGCCGGGCCCATACGGTGGAAATTAACGAACGGGTGGATGCCCGGGGCCAGGTGGTTACTCCCCTGAATGTGGAGGAGGTCCGGGAGAAAATCCGCAAACTGTTAGGCCAGCGTTCCAGCAGGGGGAGCATGGAAGCAGTAGCCATCTGTTTTCTCCACTCTTACGCCAACCCGCATCACGAACGGTTGGTGGCCCGGATAGTTAAAGAAGAATTTCCCCAGGTGTTTGTTTCCGCTTCCGTGGATGTGGCACCGGAAATCCGGGAGTACGAGCGCATGAGCACCACTGTCTTTAACGCCTACGTGGGCAAAACAGTGTCATCCCACCTTGCCCAGGTGGATGACCAGCTGCGTAGCCGGGGATATGCTTCTCCCGTACATATCATGCAGTCCAACGGGGGAGTTTCCGGGCTGGAAGAAGCCGCTCTACGCCCGGTCAATACCATTTTTTCCGGTCCGGCGGGTGGAGTGATGGCTGCCCGGTACATGGGGGCTTTGCTCGGGCTCCGCGATATTCTGGCCATGGATATGGGAGGAACCAGCTTTGATGTGGGCCTGATCCGGGATGGAGAGCCTTTAACCTGTACCATAAGCGAGGTGGCATCTTACCCCTTGATGGGTGAACGCATAGACATCCGTTCCATTGGGGCCGGGGGCGGAACCATAGCCTGGGTGGATGCCCAGGGGGTGTTGCGGGTGGGTCCCCATAGCGCGGGCTCGGTGCCTGGCCCGGCCTGCTTCGGGCGCGGTGGGGAGGAGCCTACGGTAACTGATGCCGACGTGCTTTTGGGGTTCATCAATCCGCACTATTTCCTGGGCGGCCGCATGGAACTGGATGTGGACAGGGCCCGGGAGGCCATTGGTACCAAAATAGCCGGGCCCCTGGGAGTGGATGAGATTCGAGCAGCCGATGGAATTGTGCGGGTGGTAGAAGCCAATATGATCGATGCCGTGCGCCTTTTGACGGTACAGAAGGGAATCGATCCCCGGGATGTGGTTTTAATGGCCTACGGAGGAGCCGGTCCCACCCACGCTGCTTCTATAATGCGGGAAATAGGAGCCACCAGGCTGATAATACCGGCTAATGCGGCCACCTTTTCCTCCTTCGGGTTGCTGACCACCAACTTAAGACATACCTATTCCCGCACTTTCCGGGCCCTGCTGGACCAGATGGACCTGGATCAGGCCAATGACCTGCTGGCGGAGATGGAGGAAAGAGCTCGGGCTACCCTGATCCGGGAAGGCATTACGGAGGAAAAGATAATCATCCGGGCCTCGGCGGACATGAGCTTTATGGGCCAGCTTCACGAACTGAATGTACCTCTGCCCGAAACACGTCTCCGGGAGGAACATTTACCGGCCCTGAAGCGGGCCTATGCAGATATTTACCGGGCCAGGTACGGCTTCAGCGAGGACCTTCCCCTGCAGGTGGTAACTTTCAGGGTGGAAGGAGTGGGCCTGGTGCCCCATCCCGTTTTGTCCCGCAGGGATATTGTGGAAGTTGATGGTGTTGCCCTCAGGAATGATTTGCGGCAGGTGTATTTCAGTGAAGCGGGGGGATTTGTGGAAACACCCGTATACCGGGGTGAGAAGATTCCTGCCGGTTGCACCATTGAAGGACCGGCTGTGGTGGAGTACCCTGATACCACCCTGGTTATCAGGCCCGGTCAGCGGTGCCAGTGGGATGAATTTCTAAACGCCATTATAACTCCAGTTTAA
- a CDS encoding alpha/beta fold hydrolase — protein MPKVKVGEIEINYHLFGSGFPVVFISGTGTDHTTWLPLVSHFDGYTCLLFDNRGMGQTSVPEGPYSTAQMGDDVAGLLEALGMEKAFLVGISLGSAVAQQVMIRHPQRVRGAVLLGTWAKTDRFIAGLLQLWADLQAVLSPRDYARMLLFWAASPEFINRNPDFVEPYLERVSAMNRPVAGYRAQVGAVKTHDTLELLTQVHVPVLVCHGALDMVVPVEHGRQVASRLPRAQYLEYAGAGHLLTIERGSELIPRIKDFFRECSF, from the coding sequence ATGCCCAAAGTGAAGGTAGGGGAGATTGAGATCAATTACCATCTGTTTGGCAGCGGTTTCCCGGTGGTTTTTATCAGCGGTACGGGGACCGATCACACCACCTGGTTGCCCCTGGTTTCCCACTTCGATGGTTACACCTGCCTTTTATTTGACAACCGGGGCATGGGCCAGACTTCCGTTCCGGAGGGGCCTTACTCCACGGCTCAGATGGGGGACGATGTGGCGGGTTTGCTGGAGGCCCTGGGTATGGAAAAGGCTTTTCTGGTGGGCATTTCGCTGGGAAGTGCCGTTGCCCAGCAGGTAATGATCCGGCACCCGCAGCGGGTCCGGGGGGCGGTTCTGTTGGGCACCTGGGCGAAAACCGACCGGTTTATTGCCGGGTTGTTGCAGTTATGGGCGGACCTGCAAGCCGTCTTGAGCCCCCGGGATTATGCCCGGATGCTCCTGTTCTGGGCAGCCAGCCCGGAGTTCATCAACCGGAATCCCGACTTTGTGGAACCCTATCTGGAAAGGGTTTCGGCTATGAACCGGCCTGTGGCTGGATACCGTGCCCAGGTGGGAGCCGTGAAAACCCACGATACCCTGGAGCTTTTGACACAGGTGCACGTGCCCGTGCTGGTGTGCCACGGTGCCCTGGATATGGTTGTTCCCGTGGAACACGGGCGGCAGGTGGCTTCCCGTTTGCCGCGGGCACAGTACCTGGAGTATGCCGGTGCCGGCCACCTGCTTACCATTGAGCGGGGCTCCGAGCTGATACCGCGCATCAAAGACTTCTTCCGGGAATGCTCTTTTTAA
- a CDS encoding 4-hydroxyphenylacetate 3-hydroxylase N-terminal domain-containing protein: MAIRTRQEYLASLKRQKPRVFLAGEEVEDICTHGRFLPGLNSVSITYEAAHDPLFADLSNLFSPLTGEPITRWTHIQKDEKDALVKTRLMRRLGEKLCACHYRCLTSDCLNAAWVTSFEIDRRYNTDYHQMVQNIVRRAQEEDLVIGGAIVDPKGDRRYRPAEQPDPDMYLHVVEKRADGIVVKGAKAHSTAAPYTNMLCVFPCRPMMADEKEFAVAFFTPVDAPGITFICKEPPSPGERRELENPVSSRFGQLETFIVFDHVFVPWENVFLCGEVEFSGLMLSVFNSFHTWHKCACRAASMDTAIGALSLITDYNGTAQAPHIRGYLTDMILSAELVYAAALAAAVDGHTHESGVYIPRRIYGNAGKVFAAMKLGEERYFLQEAGGGVVTTLGSEKDYFHPVTGPYLEKYLCTRDDVAVVDRVKAIKLVEDLVASPFAGWYHGMCISGGATSQTLRERVLADYNLQGVRERALRAIDRK; the protein is encoded by the coding sequence ATGGCTATTCGCACCAGGCAGGAATACCTGGCCAGCCTGAAGCGTCAGAAGCCCCGGGTTTTTCTGGCCGGGGAGGAAGTCGAAGATATCTGCACCCATGGTCGTTTTTTACCCGGCCTCAATTCTGTGAGCATAACCTATGAAGCAGCCCATGATCCCCTGTTTGCCGACCTTTCAAACCTGTTTTCCCCTCTCACGGGAGAACCCATTACCCGGTGGACCCACATTCAAAAAGATGAAAAAGACGCCCTGGTTAAAACCCGGCTTATGCGCCGGCTGGGGGAGAAGCTTTGTGCCTGTCATTATCGCTGCCTGACCAGTGATTGTTTAAATGCAGCCTGGGTGACCAGCTTTGAAATCGACCGCCGTTACAATACGGATTACCACCAGATGGTACAGAATATTGTCCGGCGGGCACAGGAGGAGGACCTGGTCATCGGCGGGGCCATTGTGGATCCCAAGGGCGACCGGCGGTACCGGCCGGCGGAGCAGCCGGATCCGGACATGTACTTGCATGTGGTGGAAAAGAGGGCAGACGGCATTGTGGTCAAGGGAGCTAAAGCTCACAGCACGGCGGCTCCCTATACCAATATGCTTTGTGTCTTTCCCTGCCGCCCCATGATGGCCGACGAAAAGGAATTTGCAGTAGCCTTTTTTACGCCGGTGGATGCCCCGGGGATTACTTTTATTTGCAAGGAACCCCCTTCTCCCGGAGAACGCCGGGAACTGGAAAATCCCGTCAGTTCTCGCTTTGGTCAACTGGAAACCTTTATAGTCTTTGACCATGTGTTCGTGCCCTGGGAGAATGTTTTCCTGTGCGGCGAGGTGGAATTCAGCGGTTTAATGCTCTCGGTTTTTAATTCCTTTCACACCTGGCACAAGTGTGCCTGTCGGGCAGCCAGCATGGATACGGCCATTGGGGCTCTGTCTCTGATTACCGATTACAATGGCACGGCTCAGGCTCCCCATATAAGGGGCTACCTGACTGATATGATTTTAAGTGCTGAACTGGTTTACGCGGCAGCTCTGGCGGCTGCCGTGGATGGCCATACCCATGAGTCTGGAGTGTACATTCCCAGACGCATTTACGGCAATGCAGGAAAAGTTTTTGCTGCCATGAAGCTTGGTGAGGAACGTTATTTTCTCCAGGAAGCGGGTGGGGGAGTGGTCACTACCCTGGGCTCGGAGAAAGATTATTTTCACCCGGTAACCGGTCCTTACCTGGAAAAATATTTATGTACCCGGGATGATGTGGCGGTGGTGGACAGGGTGAAGGCCATCAAGCTGGTGGAGGACCTGGTGGCTTCGCCATTTGCCGGATGGTACCACGGCATGTGCATCAGCGGCGGTGCTACGTCCCAAACTTTGCGGGAAAGGGTTTTGGCCGACTACAATCTGCAAGGGGTGCGGGAAAGGGCATTGCGTGCCATTGATAGAAAATAA
- a CDS encoding AmiS/UreI family transporter, with the protein MLGIALLFIGAVLVVNGIFLLGKVEAKSAGIMNLLTGGLTMVINFILMASAKAPTDYFLPAAIMLFTFTYLYLGISILSGVDLNGFGWYCLFVAITCLPNSSLAFSVNDIRFGVMWLVYAFLWFLFWLLTSLKKQIGTFTAWITIIVGVVFVWIPGYLMLVGKW; encoded by the coding sequence ATGCTGGGCATTGCGCTGTTATTCATTGGGGCCGTTCTGGTGGTTAATGGCATTTTCCTTTTAGGCAAGGTAGAAGCCAAATCTGCCGGAATAATGAACCTTTTGACAGGCGGTCTGACTATGGTAATCAACTTTATTCTCATGGCTTCCGCCAAAGCCCCCACCGATTATTTCTTACCCGCAGCAATCATGCTCTTTACTTTTACGTATTTATACCTGGGAATCAGTATCTTAAGCGGGGTAGATCTCAACGGCTTTGGTTGGTACTGCCTCTTTGTTGCCATAACCTGCCTGCCAAATTCTAGTCTTGCCTTTTCGGTCAATGACATTCGATTTGGGGTTATGTGGCTGGTTTATGCTTTCCTGTGGTTCCTTTTCTGGCTTTTAACCTCACTCAAAAAACAGATCGGCACCTTTACAGCCTGGATCACCATCATTGTAGGCGTGGTTTTTGTCTGGATCCCCGGTTACCTGATGCTCGTTGGCAAATGGTAG
- a CDS encoding CC/Se motif family (seleno)protein, whose protein sequence is MRVIKMSPSAREYILSRGYRAVTVELEGLGGCCCPLFLSQPVLGFPDNPEHYRVFEVGGIQVFVDKTAAPGPGEVEIALAQGEQGMYLEVRGLHHLAENGLCGK, encoded by the coding sequence GTGAGGGTAATTAAGATGTCCCCCAGTGCCCGGGAGTATATCCTTTCCCGGGGCTACCGGGCGGTTACGGTGGAGCTGGAAGGATTGGGTGGTTGTTGTTGTCCTCTTTTCTTGTCCCAACCGGTTTTGGGTTTTCCCGATAACCCTGAGCATTATCGTGTCTTTGAGGTGGGCGGGATACAGGTCTTTGTAGATAAAACGGCCGCCCCGGGGCCGGGCGAGGTAGAGATTGCCCTGGCGCAGGGCGAGCAAGGTATGTACCTGGAAGTAAGGGGACTGCACCACCTAGCAGAAAATGGATTATGTGGAAAGTAG
- a CDS encoding alpha/beta fold hydrolase: MCVEREKSGFFITSKRVKLYYLIWEGPMEGVPVVCVHGLTSNCRYFCALAEELTKDRTVYSYDLRGRGDSDKPESSCGYGIRCHAADLHEFLTWLDLPAVHLVGHSFGAAIIVYYLTHYEAPFVEKVILIEGGMDYPPHFREQIAHSINRLGLCYHSLDQYWEAMKKIPHYHPWNEYYEHYLRHDVEVKARGWVVPKTPQVAVYEDIASLTHLSLNDLLPKIRQETLVVRATRGFRYPKDYILSPEMARDMVRRLPRGILLEVPHTHHISIVLGKAGLSAQFIRRFLADSAAGLRGKRVIM; this comes from the coding sequence GTGTGTGTGGAACGGGAGAAGAGCGGCTTTTTTATCACCAGCAAACGCGTTAAACTCTATTATCTGATCTGGGAAGGGCCGATGGAGGGGGTCCCGGTCGTTTGTGTTCATGGTTTGACCTCCAACTGCCGCTACTTTTGTGCCCTGGCGGAGGAGTTGACCAAAGACCGCACCGTTTACAGCTACGATCTCCGGGGTCGGGGCGACAGCGACAAGCCCGAGTCCAGTTGTGGTTACGGTATCAGGTGTCATGCTGCGGACCTGCATGAATTCCTGACCTGGCTGGATCTACCGGCAGTGCACCTGGTCGGCCATTCCTTCGGGGCCGCTATTATTGTTTATTATCTCACCCATTATGAAGCGCCTTTTGTGGAAAAAGTAATTTTAATCGAAGGGGGTATGGATTATCCACCCCATTTCCGGGAGCAGATTGCCCACTCCATAAACCGCCTTGGCCTGTGCTACCATTCTCTAGACCAATATTGGGAAGCAATGAAGAAAATTCCCCACTACCATCCGTGGAATGAATACTACGAACATTACCTGCGCCATGACGTGGAGGTAAAGGCCAGGGGATGGGTGGTGCCCAAAACTCCTCAAGTGGCCGTGTACGAAGATATAGCCAGCTTGACTCACTTGAGCTTAAACGACCTTTTGCCTAAAATTCGCCAGGAAACCCTGGTGGTGCGGGCTACCCGCGGTTTTCGCTACCCCAAAGATTACATCCTGAGCCCCGAAATGGCCAGGGATATGGTGCGCCGGTTACCCCGGGGCATTTTGTTGGAGGTACCCCATACCCATCACATTTCCATTGTCCTGGGCAAAGCCGGATTAAGCGCACAATTTATACGGCGGTTTTTAGCGGATAGTGCTGCCGGTCTCAGGGGGAAAAGGGTGATAATGTGA
- a CDS encoding MBL fold metallo-hydrolase, producing MFKVETFVVRYTATNCYLVYSSAPGEAVVIDPGDRSEQLLRRIEELGLQIKQIINTHGHIDHTGGNDWLREKTGAPVAIHELDRRCYQDPFFNLSVLSYPTVLKDADLTVKEGDEIAVGEGRLRVIHTPGHSPGSICLLGPGVLFCGDTVFAGSVGRTDFPGGSYQQMMSSIREKILVLPGDLKLYPGHGPASVLEVERKTNPFLSEL from the coding sequence ATGTTTAAAGTAGAAACCTTTGTGGTCCGCTATACTGCTACTAACTGCTACCTGGTTTATTCTTCTGCCCCGGGAGAAGCCGTGGTTATAGATCCCGGCGACAGAAGCGAGCAGTTATTAAGGCGGATAGAAGAACTGGGGTTACAGATCAAGCAAATAATTAATACCCACGGCCACATCGACCACACTGGTGGAAATGACTGGCTGCGGGAAAAAACAGGAGCACCCGTGGCAATCCATGAACTGGATCGCCGTTGTTATCAGGATCCCTTTTTTAACCTTTCCGTTCTCAGTTATCCCACTGTCCTTAAAGACGCCGACCTGACTGTTAAAGAAGGAGATGAGATTGCGGTGGGCGAGGGGAGGTTGCGGGTAATTCACACTCCCGGTCACAGCCCCGGTAGCATCTGCCTTCTGGGCCCAGGAGTTTTATTTTGCGGGGATACCGTTTTTGCCGGTTCGGTAGGGAGAACCGATTTCCCTGGAGGGTCTTATCAGCAGATGATGAGTTCGATCAGAGAAAAAATACTGGTGCTGCCCGGGGATTTGAAGCTGTACCCGGGACACGGTCCAGCGAGTGTTCTGGAGGTGGAAAGGAAGACCAACCCGTTCCTTTCCGAACTGTAA